Sequence from the Camelus dromedarius isolate mCamDro1 chromosome 12, mCamDro1.pat, whole genome shotgun sequence genome:
tcttatcTTGAGCTATTGTAGTGATGATTTTACACCTCAGTGAGTCAAAGCTCACCATTCTGAAATACACTCTTCTAACCTACCTGGGGAAGAGTAGGTTACTATTTCTCCTGCTAATCGTTTAGATGGCAGTTGATTGCATGGTTTTGCCAGTGTCTCTGTCCCAGTGGATTTTACCTCAGAGCATGATGCGAGGAAGATTATCAGAAAAATTACGGTCCATGTTCCACTGGGATGCCAAGGCAGGCTGAAGATTTATTGATGTGATTCCCTATCTTTGAAGAACTGAGTATCTATAGCTCTGCTTTTAGTATAGTATTATTGCTCTAAGATTCTCTTCTCCAAATGTTATCAttagtttatctttaaaatgatttttgtcaTTGGAGTTTATTAGCATCAGTCTTCGAGTTTGGCTTTTAAATCAGGTAGGAATATTCATTTAAAACTTCTTACAAATAACTTCTTATGAAATatgtatccagttcctccaaggaTCTACCCTTCAATACTGCATGCACAAGACATTTAGTAAAAGCTCTGGGCATTAGTGTACATCATAATCGCTCTGACCTGTATGATGAATAAGGAGTACATTGTCCATGTAATGTGTGGGCAAAGAAGGGAAGAGTTGTGTGTTTTATATACTGGTTATGAATGTAGAaatttccccttcattttctattaaataaatatttaactataaaaaaCTAGACTGCACTATAATAAAGAGGAggtaaaatttgtatttctttttcatgttgtATAAACAGGGCACTTTAactcaaagacaaaaatatagaAATCACTTTTGATTACCAGTGTAAGAGGGTACTCCTCATTTCCTTTAACAAATACTATTTTTACAAGATTACCCTTTTCTGTTTACAAATGAATGGTGTCTACACACTTATAGCTATAGTAAATTCACAGTGCAGTTACtataggcattttctttctttctttctttctttcttttttttttttttttgatgtgacatctgtgaatgaaaaatactgcaagccgtATTAGTAAataaaggatgctgtggccatcaagtcatcagcctcTACCACTAACTCAGTATACGAACaatcaggcagcctggcctctgcaacCACCCCCgactgaggggactcagaatgtgAATGGCCAGGATACAGGCCCTAGagagctagatgcttgtcaaaggaataacTTCAATGAGCAGAGACACTTGTTCCcttccatacatagaaaagcactaaaatcttTAACTTGTGATGTCTGGCTTTCTTTAGTTAACAGTCAtattttaatgttccaactacctggtctttgctgtaaaactcctatatatcctggctcctctcctacctcttcggagcagtccctcagagccatctgagaggctgtcatctggGCTCAAaggggttcaagtcctcagaaatgtccaccgaGTAAaccataactctcaacttttaggttgtgcatttatttcagttgacatatctttttaaaaaaatgaatgataaatggAAGGAATTGAAGAAACACAAGCATTGTGATCTACCGGAGAGGGGGCTATAAAACAGATAGGACTGGGGACTATTTACTCAATAGTTTTATAAAGAAACTTCTGAggattaagaaaaatattcagaaatttccTTCCAAATGAAGCTGTATTCATAGCACTACTAGTATGCacaacttgaaattaaaaaaaaaaaaaaaagacacgaggCACTTTATCATGAAACACtgagtgttttaattttcactatTTGAGAGTCCAAATGAAACCAAGTATTTTCTGGGATATTGTTTGTGTACCAGTTACATGACTAGTCTAGAGGTCTAAGGGTTTTTagtaaattaatttcaaaaaaggCTTATTGTTCTTCTTCACTGGAAATGTCCAGAATGGTTATATGCATGATATAAATAGTACCCCATTAATTTATTATCATACTGGCTAACTCAATTCTGATTTGATAAATCTGAGATATAGTGTGTTTAACTCTATTTATTCAGTTGTACAATAGATGTTGGTGTACACTCAAAAactaacagaaaacagaaaaaaattttacaaaaacagtTCAATTTTTCCTCTAATAATGTAAAGAATTTTCACAAGAATGACTCATTGAacacttaataataaaaatacagtctGTTTATTACACATACTACAGAAGACTGATTCTTATAGTAGGGAGAAAGGAATTATTACAGATTCTACCAAGTCTAATCAAATAGTACTCAGCACGAAAGCATATTCAATGAtggtattctttatttttcattaagaaattGTATAGATTATaacaattggaataaaaaaattgaatcatATTTGATTagcattcaaaatataaatttatcggaagtgtatattttttcattcaaacaATACTAAGAAAGATTTAGggggttttattttaaacaacttgtcagtttaattttgcTAACTCAGCTGTGAGAGGGTTTTAGCCATCTGTAATTCTAGTTCCTCAAGATGCCATGATCAACTATACCCAAAAATacccaggaaggaaaaaagggagccaaagaataagaaagagagaCTTACTTTTCTCGATCACTAATTTGTTGCTCcattttaacttactttttttaaGCTGGTGTCTCTCCAAACTTCTGGAAATAATTCTTTCAATCTAGCTAACTGCACACTCCAtgagaaaatgagtaaataatgCTTTGTTTCTGTATCAACCTCATAATTCCAAGagcttcagtttattttttaaattagcgCCTCCCAAATCTTAGCCCCTTTTAATTGCCAAGATTGCTTGCAAACCTATAAATCAGCTTCCTAAACTTAGCTTTCTCTGACATAATGACAGCCTAACTTAACCATCTCTTCATTTACCTATAGTGCTAAGATGACATTTACTTAAAGAACAGCATGAATTTGTCAGAAATCTCTTTAAGGCAGCCTTCACATCCTTGCTTCTCAGGCTGTAGATCATGGGATTCAGCATGGGAATCACCAGGGTATAAAACACAGAAGCCATCTTATCAGTGTCCATAGAATGGTTAGTTTGAGGCTGTAAATACATGAATAGCATCGTCCCATAGAAAACTGACACGGCCACCACATGTGAAGCACACGTGGAAAaggctttcttccttccctctgttgAATGTATCCTTAGGATGGACAAAACGATGTTGAAATAAGATATGATAGCCATAATCATGGAAAAAACCAAATTGGTCgaagcagatataaataccaCTGTTTCTGCAAAGTAAGTATCAGAGCAAGATAATGCTAACAGAGGGGCAATATCACAGAGAAAATGATTGATTACATTGGAAGAGCAATAAGACACAGAGAATACACAGGATGAAGCTACAACAGCAGTGGAGAAGCTGTAGAGGTACGAGAGGGAACCCAGCAGAAGGCAGACCCGCCGAGATACCACCACCACGTAGGGCAGGGGGTTACAAATGGCCATGCAGCGATCATAGGCCATCACAGCCAACATGAAAACCTCAGCTACAGTGAAAACCAGGAACCCTCCCAGCTGGGTGGCTCATTCATAGTAAGAGGTGGTGCGTTTCTTTACTAAAAAATTGATCGGCATCTTAGGGGCAATGACTGTAGAATTCCCAAGGTTGATGGTGGCCCGCTGTCggaggaagaaatacatggggGTCTGAAGTCGAGAGTCAACACTGGTGAGAGTGATGATGGTCAGGTTCCCTGCCACGGTCAGCCCGTAGACACCCAGGAACACAGAGAAGAGTGGGATCTGGAGGTCTGGACGGTCTGAGATTCCCGTGAGAATAAACTCAGTGACTTGGCTGAAATTCCTAGGAGCCATGTAAGAGTTTGGAAAGTCATGTcttcaggcaagaaaaagagacACGGTTACAAactttaagaattattttctagGACTGTCATTGTGTGACAAAGGCAATTCCTTGGATGAGATTTTCTGGAATTATGTATTAATCTCAGTTATTAAACTCAAGGTTCTAGGTCTAGTAAATCAACTTTGCAATCATTTGGTAAAGAGGAAAAGCAAGTATGGAAAATTAAGTAGACGATTCAGAGTCATGcatattttgagaatttatttCCCAAAAACcttataaaataatgaatatcTTATTAGTTCACAAAAAGTACAagtcatatttcatattttatgtctcaTGCATTGAGTATGAGAAAGGTTTGAGTAATTGCATGATTTCAAATAATTGAATGTCTCCTTGTGATTTCTTCGTGTGAAATTCTTGCTTTTCCTGAAGAATGAATGATCTAGTCACTATCttgctcctttttctttattcaaatCCTTCTATAACTTTGAGGTACCTTGAACTTACACATTTTACCATCCAGATTCTCTGTTAACTC
This genomic interval carries:
- the LOC135322599 gene encoding LOW QUALITY PROTEIN: olfactory receptor 8J3-like (The sequence of the model RefSeq protein was modified relative to this genomic sequence to represent the inferred CDS: substituted 1 base at 1 genomic stop codon) — translated: MAPRNFSQVTEFILTGISDRPDLQIPLFSVFLGVYGLTVAGNLTIITLTSVDSRLQTPMYFFLRQRATINLGNSTVIAPKMPINFLVKKRTTSYYEXATQLGGFLVFTVAEVFMLAVMAYDRCMAICNPLPYVVVVSRRVCLLLGSLSYLYSFSTAVVASSCVFSVSYCSSNVINHFLCDIAPLLALSCSDTYFAETVVFISASTNLVFSMIMAIISYFNIVLSILRIHSTEGRKKAFSTCASHVVAVSVFYGTMLFMYLQPQTNHSMDTDKMASVFYTLVIPMLNPMIYSLRSKDVKAALKRFLTNSCCSLSKCHLSTIGK